The following nucleotide sequence is from Vibrio sp. SCSIO 43136.
TGATGTAGCCCGCCAAGTAGATCTTTTGGCACAGTAGAATTGCTACCATAGTGAGTCGGTGCATCAAACCCGCCTTCTACGGCCAAATACGCTCGCAACCCGTTACGGGGTAACCCAAAAGTGAGAGTTTGGCCTTTTTTGGCACTAAATCGTGACCAATTACAGATAGGTTGTCCATCAAGCTTAGCCTGAAGATCGCCACCACAAATGGCAAGGTTACAATGGGACAAGATTTTGAATGCCGCCTGACCAAGCGTGATCTCAAGGGCTGTACTGTTGGTAGAGTTACCTAAAAGATAGTTTGCCCAACTGTAGGCGTAGTCATCGACAGGGCCTCCTTGAGTAATGCCGAGTTGACTCAATCCGAATCGACCGAAATCATGCAGCAAGCTCAATTGGCCAGGCTTTAAAACTTCTATTGCTCCCATAACTCACCTCCTAGCTCAAGGTATTCTTGTTGTGAGATAGAAACGAACTGTACAGTATCACCGACTTCAAAAGGGCTTATGACTTCAGAGTCTGGTCGGTAGAGCGGGATAGGGCAATTACCAATAATGTTCCAACCGGCAGGTGAACGCTGCGGATAGACCGCCGTTTGAGTTTCTGCGATGCCGACACTTCCTGCTGGCACATAGTTCCTTGGCGTAGCGTGTCTCGGCATTGCTATTTCAGGCTCTACTGACGCTAAGAAGGCAAAACCAGGGGCAAACCCCATGGCACAGACGGTATAGTTTTGCCGGGTGTGAATTTCAATGACGTTACTGGTTGATAATTGACGACTTTCAGCGTAGCGATCAAGGTCAGGGCCGACGCTAACGTCGTAGTAAACGGGAAGCTCAATGGTTCGTCCCTGCGTGCTTGGCTGATCTGATATTCGGCTAGCCAGCGTTTCAAGTGCAGTACACATTTGAGCTTCCGAAATATAAAACGGTAAGTAGTCAACCAGTATCGTGGTATAGGACGGGGTGACATTCATCAACACATCGCCCAACTCCGCTTGGATCTGGTGGGCCAGAGAGGCAATTTTGATTGCGTTGCTCGGTGCAATTTCGTTGGCTAGAGTAAGCAAAATACTGCACTCAGCGATAGGTTCTATTCTGGCTTTGGTCACATTACCCCCGATTAGCATTCAGCGCATGGGAAAGGCGTTCAATCGTTGCAATGCTTTCTAAGTTATCGCCGTGAACGCATATAGTGTCTGCTTCTATTGCAATTGCGGTGCCATCAATACAAGTCACGCTGCCATAGTTGGCTATTTGTAACACCTGATGGTAAATATCATCTTGTTTGTGATGAACTGCATTTGGGTGTGATCTCGGCACCAGTTGCCCATTGCTTTGATATGCTCTATCGGCAAAGGCTTCAAACAGTAGCGGTACATTATAGCTGTCGGCCAGTTCCAGTAGCTGATCATTGTTGCCAGCTAACACCATGAGAGGCAATTGTAGATTCTCAGCACTCGCTAAGATAGCTTCAAAAATCTGAGGACTTTTCATCATGTCGTTGTACATGGCGCCATGAGGTTTAATGTACTCAACTTTCAAATCGTATAAATTGGCTAATGCTTGTAAAGCCCCAACCTGATAGGTGACTGCATGGGTAATTTCATCGGGTGTATGTGGTATGGAACGTCGACCAAACCCTTTGAGATCTTGATATGATGGATGCGCCCCGATGGTAACATCGTATTGGCGAGCGAGTTGTAGGGTATGGGCCATTACGTCGGGGTCGGAGGCGTGGAAACCACAAGCAACGTTAGCCATGTCAATCCAAGGCATCACCTGTTCATCACTTCCCATCTTCCACGCACCATAGCTTTCACCCATGTCGCAGTTAAGCTTGATTATGTCCTTATTCAAACTCGTGTCCTTTTGTCACTTGATCCTTTTATCCTAGAGCAAATTTCGAGGTGAGTAAGTATCAAAACTGCGTAAATCATACAAAGTTCACTTATTTAGTCGCTGTAATCACTAGGAATTTTTTTCAGCTTGACTAAACTAGAGCCAAACCAGTTGGAAGGGTCAATAATGAACGTATTAGTAACCGGTGGTATGGGCTATATCGGAAGCCATACCTGTATTCAGATGATTGAAGCGGGAATGACGCCAATCATTCTAGATAACCTTTATAATAGTAAAGCCAGTGTATTGGAGCGCATCGAGAAAGTTTCTGGTGTGCGTCCACTGTTCGTGGAAGGGGACATCCGCAATAAATCTTTGCTTGTTGAGACGATGAAAGCACATCAAGTGACGGCGTGCATTCATTTTGCGGGCTTAAAAGCGGTAGGCGAGTCGGTTGAAAAGCCACTAGAGTATTATGACAACAACGTACATGGCTCACTTGTATTAGTAGAGGCTATGCGTGAGTCCGGCGTGAAGACTTTAGTGTTTAGTTCTTCCGCAACCGTGTACGGTGATCCTGCATCAGTACCGATTACTGAAGATTTTCCAACCAGCGCAACCAACCCTTATGGCCGAAGCAAATTGATGGTCGAAGAGTGTTTAACTGATTTCCAAAAAGCTAATCCCGACTGGAGTATCACTTTGCTCCGCTACTTTAACCCGGTTGGATCACACCCGTCAGGTGAGTTAGGTGAAGATCCACAAGGCATCCCGAATAACTTGATGCCGTTTATTTCTCAGGTTGCTGTAGGCCGTCGTGAGTTCTTGAGTGTGTTTGGTAACGATTACCCAACAGTAGATGGTACAGGCGTGCGTGACTACATTCATGTGATGGACCTGTCTGATGGGCATATAGCAGCGCTTAAAGCAGTGGGTAACAAAAATGGCCTGCATATCTATAACTTAGGTACGGGCAATGGTTCAAGCGTTTTGGAAATGGTGAA
It contains:
- the pxpB gene encoding 5-oxoprolinase subunit PxpB, giving the protein MTKARIEPIAECSILLTLANEIAPSNAIKIASLAHQIQAELGDVLMNVTPSYTTILVDYLPFYISEAQMCTALETLASRISDQPSTQGRTIELPVYYDVSVGPDLDRYAESRQLSTSNVIEIHTRQNYTVCAMGFAPGFAFLASVEPEIAMPRHATPRNYVPAGSVGIAETQTAVYPQRSPAGWNIIGNCPIPLYRPDSEVISPFEVGDTVQFVSISQQEYLELGGELWEQ
- a CDS encoding 5-oxoprolinase subunit PxpA, with amino-acid sequence MGESYGAWKMGSDEQVMPWIDMANVACGFHASDPDVMAHTLQLARQYDVTIGAHPSYQDLKGFGRRSIPHTPDEITHAVTYQVGALQALANLYDLKVEYIKPHGAMYNDMMKSPQIFEAILASAENLQLPLMVLAGNNDQLLELADSYNVPLLFEAFADRAYQSNGQLVPRSHPNAVHHKQDDIYHQVLQIANYGSVTCIDGTAIAIEADTICVHGDNLESIATIERLSHALNANRG
- the galE gene encoding UDP-glucose 4-epimerase GalE, which translates into the protein MNVLVTGGMGYIGSHTCIQMIEAGMTPIILDNLYNSKASVLERIEKVSGVRPLFVEGDIRNKSLLVETMKAHQVTACIHFAGLKAVGESVEKPLEYYDNNVHGSLVLVEAMRESGVKTLVFSSSATVYGDPASVPITEDFPTSATNPYGRSKLMVEECLTDFQKANPDWSITLLRYFNPVGSHPSGELGEDPQGIPNNLMPFISQVAVGRREFLSVFGNDYPTVDGTGVRDYIHVMDLSDGHIAALKAVGNKNGLHIYNLGTGNGSSVLEMVKAFEKASTTKIPYKLVERRPGDIAECWADPAKAQSELNWKASRTLDEMTKDTWNWQSKNPQGYPE